One Amycolatopsis thermophila DNA segment encodes these proteins:
- a CDS encoding acetoin utilization protein AcuC, which yields MQPAVVWDPALLGYDLGGDHPFNPVRLDLTVRLATELGVLDGVEMLVPEPATDTELYRIHSEEYLAAVRLAPTAGWDVGHGLGTADNPVFSDMHEASALVVGSTLLGARKIADGEARRAVNIAGGLHHAMRDHASGFCVYNDCAVAVSWLLDHGFDRIAYIDTDVHHGDGVQAAFYDDPRVLTVSLHQHPFTLWPGTGYSAETGSGEAEGTAVNVPLPPGTRDGGWLRAFHAVVPSLLEVFRPQILVTQCGVDSHEEDPLADLSLSVDGHRTIYATLRDLAERYTEGRWLAVGGGGYQLIRVVPRSWTHLLATVLNRDVKPETPLPPGWVGTVLRAAPSAELPPEMTDGRDTTYRPWGDGADDPVDVAIRDTRRALFPLHGLDPDDPRD from the coding sequence ATGCAGCCCGCCGTCGTCTGGGATCCCGCCCTGCTCGGTTACGACCTCGGCGGAGACCACCCGTTCAACCCGGTCCGGCTTGATCTGACCGTCCGGCTCGCCACTGAACTCGGGGTTCTCGACGGGGTCGAGATGCTCGTGCCCGAGCCCGCCACCGACACCGAGTTGTACCGCATCCATTCTGAGGAGTACCTGGCGGCAGTGCGGCTCGCGCCGACCGCGGGCTGGGACGTCGGTCACGGCCTCGGCACCGCCGACAACCCGGTGTTCAGCGACATGCACGAGGCGTCCGCCCTCGTCGTCGGCTCGACTCTGCTGGGTGCCCGCAAAATCGCTGACGGTGAAGCCCGGCGAGCGGTGAACATCGCGGGCGGGCTGCACCACGCGATGCGCGACCACGCCTCGGGGTTCTGCGTCTACAACGACTGCGCCGTCGCCGTCTCGTGGCTGCTCGACCACGGATTCGACCGCATCGCCTACATCGACACCGACGTCCACCACGGCGACGGAGTCCAGGCCGCCTTCTACGACGACCCGCGCGTGCTCACCGTGTCCCTGCACCAGCACCCGTTCACCCTGTGGCCGGGCACCGGTTACAGCGCCGAGACCGGCTCCGGCGAGGCCGAGGGCACGGCGGTGAACGTCCCGCTGCCCCCGGGCACCCGCGACGGCGGCTGGCTGCGCGCGTTCCACGCGGTCGTGCCGTCGCTGCTCGAGGTGTTCCGCCCGCAGATCCTGGTCACCCAGTGCGGTGTCGACTCGCACGAGGAGGACCCGCTGGCGGACCTGTCATTGTCCGTCGACGGACATCGTACGATTTACGCTACTCTGCGTGACCTCGCCGAGCGGTACACCGAGGGTCGCTGGCTCGCCGTCGGCGGTGGCGGCTACCAGCTGATCCGGGTGGTGCCGCGCTCGTGGACGCACCTGCTGGCGACGGTGCTCAACCGGGACGTGAAGCCCGAGACCCCGCTGCCGCCGGGCTGGGTCGGCACGGTCCTGCGAGCCGCGCCGAGCGCCGAACTGCCGCCCGAGATGACCGACGGGCGCGACACGACGTACCGGCCGTGGGGCGACGGGGCCGACGACCCGGTCGACGTGGCCATTCGCGACACGCGGCGCGCATTGTTCCCGCTGCACGGCCTGGACCCGGACGACCCGCGGGACTGA
- a CDS encoding metal-dependent transcriptional regulator — protein sequence MNDLIDTTEMYLKTIFELEEEGVVPLRARIAERLQQSGPTVSQTVARMERDGLVRVADDRHLQLTDHGRELAIAVMRKHRLAERLLLDVIGLEWEHVHTEACHWEHVMSEAVERKLVRLLDHPTTSPYGNPIPGLDKLGEGGQPAPPAEADLVRLDDFARSGGGKAEIRRLAEHIQLDEKLMVDMKRAGIAPGSIVSVRRADGGGTAEVTGELGAVQVPMSVLHAVLAQAK from the coding sequence GTGAACGATCTCATCGACACCACAGAGATGTACTTGAAGACCATCTTCGAGCTCGAAGAGGAAGGTGTCGTACCGCTGCGCGCCCGAATCGCCGAGCGCCTGCAGCAGAGCGGTCCGACGGTCAGCCAGACGGTGGCGCGGATGGAACGCGACGGGCTGGTGCGCGTGGCCGACGACCGCCACCTCCAGCTCACCGACCACGGCCGCGAGCTCGCGATCGCCGTCATGCGCAAGCACCGCCTCGCGGAGCGGCTGCTGCTGGACGTCATCGGGCTGGAGTGGGAGCACGTGCACACCGAGGCGTGCCACTGGGAGCACGTCATGAGCGAAGCGGTGGAGCGCAAGCTGGTCCGGCTGCTGGACCACCCGACCACCTCCCCCTACGGCAACCCGATCCCCGGTCTGGACAAGCTCGGCGAGGGCGGGCAGCCCGCGCCGCCGGCCGAGGCCGACCTCGTGCGGCTCGACGACTTCGCGCGCTCCGGCGGCGGCAAGGCGGAGATCCGCCGGCTGGCCGAGCACATCCAGCTCGACGAGAAGCTGATGGTCGACATGAAGCGGGCGGGGATCGCCCCCGGCAGCATCGTGTCGGTGCGCCGCGCCGACGGCGGCGGCACGGCGGAGGTGACCGGCGAGCTCGGTGCCGTCCAGGTGCCCATGTCGGTGTTGCACGCGGTTCTGGCGCAGGCCAAGTGA